CTGTGCAGCCACGTGTCGGGGACCGGCCCGTCCCCGCCGTCATCGTCGGTGTCGTCGTCGCCGCCGTCGTCGCCCTCGCCCGGGCCCATCGTCTCCACGGGCGGATCGACCATGTCGCCCGGGATGGAAGACGGCGCCCAGCCCAGCAGCGGCGAGGAGAACGCCTCGACCCCGATCGGCACGCGGCGGCGCATTCCGTACGCTGGATGGTACCCGACGACGTTGTGATCCGGGGTCGCGAAGACGAACCTGATCACGTCCCCCGGATCCACGTGGAGCCCCGTCGGCTCGTAGTAGAAGTCCGCCGGACGGTCGGGATTCGTCGGCGGCCCGCCGATCACGGTTCGGACTTCGTGTACCGTACCGGTACCTGACCCGCCGGGGACGGTACCCGGTTCCTCGTCGTCAGTTTGGGCTCGGACCCCGGTGTCGCCGGTCCGGGCGGCCGCGGTCCCTCCGGCAACCGACAGGCCCGCTCCGACGCCGAGCGCCTTCATCACGTCACGTCGCGACTGTCCGTGCGTTGGGTCGTTGCTGTTACCCATAGGAGTTCATCGACGGCCGACGAGTTCGTTACTCGCCGAGTGCGGTCCCGCAAGCCGACCCTGTCGACCGACGGTCACCCGAACCCGATCGCTCGTCGATCCGGCGTCTCGGCGCGCTGGTTCGTCACCCGGAGCGGACGCGACCGGTTCCGGTTTCGAGCTGTCGCGAAACGAGAACATACCCGGATCACGTTCGGGTACGGTCGACCAAGGTGTCGTCGTCGAGGCCGGCCCGCGCCGTCGAACGTCGCGGCGCTTATGCGCCTACGGCCCGGAGGTGGAGGGGATGACCGACGCCGCGGACGAGCCCGAGAGTGCCCGCGCTGTCGACACCGGGTCGGTCGACGAGGCGTCCGGCGACGAGGCAGCCGTCGGTGGGGCGGCCGGCGGGGACGCGTCCGACGACTCCATCGAGGCGCTGCGCGCGGAAGTCGAGGAGAAGTACGACTTCGACGACTTCGGCCCGGCCGACATGGCGGAGATGACCGCGGCCGAGTGGGACGCGGCGTTCGATCCCGACGCGTGGATC
This genomic stretch from Halobaculum roseum harbors:
- a CDS encoding plastocyanin/azurin family copper-binding protein; translated protein: MKALGVGAGLSVAGGTAAARTGDTGVRAQTDDEEPGTVPGGSGTGTVHEVRTVIGGPPTNPDRPADFYYEPTGLHVDPGDVIRFVFATPDHNVVGYHPAYGMRRRVPIGVEAFSSPLLGWAPSSIPGDMVDPPVETMGPGEGDDGGDDDTDDDGGDGPVPDTWLHSFDTPGVYDLLCSPHEGFGMAMRVVVGDDPEAPFETEDPSALPEPRAGPVGLARVTLTDPALQPSAIVEAGTVEWQSLDSVQSGAGSDDGEGGEGSGGTGDDGSGDDDGGGDDDGGDGGTGNDDGEGDE